Below is a window of Quercus robur chromosome 6, dhQueRobu3.1, whole genome shotgun sequence DNA.
GGAATTCAAACTTGAAACTTACAGTAACCAATAGGTGGCAATTATTAACCTAATTTCCAACCAACTCTACTCTACATTTTATCCAAAATGGCCATAAGTCTATAATATACCACTGAAAAACAGGAGACCAGAGAAACAGCAAACAGCAAATGGAACATAGACACATGTTTAGCGATAGTACAATGATAGTGCCATTAGATTGTTGGTGAAATTCTTGACTCAAGAGGGTCATTTTTACACAAGGCATTTAGGTCCTACTTAATAGAGCATATGGCCCTCGCATCTCTCCCTTCTAGCAAGATAAAGTCAGGTGGAAGACAGATGTGCAACGAGCAAGTGAGCAACTATCATGCAATAAAATAGGCTTTGACTCTGCATTGAATTGGTGGTTTCTGGTTAGAACTTACAAAGTTTATTTTCACCGTATGACAATAAGTAATAACATGAAAATTGCCAAATTCTAAGGGGTTTGGTATAGTAGTTTCCAAGGCCTACTGACATTCATAAGGTCCTAGGTTCAAAACTACTTACCAACATCTTAGGGTCATACGGTAAGGAATTGGGTCTCCAACAAGTTCTCATTGAATCAGACTCTCTCACAGTTGTCCAGAGCATCTCTTCCAAGGAAGTCAGTGGAGAAATAGGTCATATTATTCAAGGAATCTTGGGCATTCTTGACTGTTTTAGCAGTTGGCAAATCAGACATTTGAAGAGGGACTTTAATAAGGTTGCGCATGAGCTTGCCCACCATGCTAATTGTAATGAAACTAGTCAAGTCTGGGAAGGCTTTTCCCCTCCAGCAGTGAGACTCCTAATTCACCAGGATTGCCTACTCTGATGTAGCTTTCTTGCTTTATGTTGTACTTCAGGTCTTTGTTATTAATGGAAATtttctcatccaaaaaaaaaaaaaaagagatcatCCTGTATGTGACATACacctcttcctttcttttttattggaaaGTTGCACTCGCATCAAATCAATCTTGAActcacaacctcaccctccacctagtACTAGCAAGGGGAGCAGAGATTCCAGTTACATGCACCTTAAATTCAACAAGAGTCAAACCTCTCCATAAATCCTATTTTTACTTTGAAGATGATTTGGTCATCCAATGCAGGGATCACCCGACACATTATTATGACCCAATGGCATGAACAAGCAGCTGCTAAACATGGTAAAACAATAAGCTTACTAGGTATGGCTACCCAATAGCCATGcctcacataaatttagatGGAAAGCATAGCAACCATACATGAATTGAAAGGTAACTATGGTCACAATCATATCAAATGTAAAACCTAGTTACCCATGATCTCAACAGTCACCACCCATGGCTTTCTTTTGGGATAAGGCATTACCATTTGTGCTAGAGATCATTGGCAAAACATGCACAAATATGCAGCAAATAACTTCTAAACATGTCCTTCTCACAAATCaatatcatttctcataaagACACCTAGCCAAGAATTTGATCTTTCGCAGTTAGATAACTAAAGTACTATGATGAGcaataatctaaaaaaatttaatcattataCTAGACAAACTAATTCCCCCTAGTAGATAGTAACGAGTGGATACACCCAGCCTAGGCTGCCAAATCATTTGTGAAAAGCAAATAATCTATGAAACTAAAATGACTGGTTAAGGAGTAGACAATTgtactttcaagtttcaaccacAAGAGTTTGCCAGATCCCATACAACATTATTACAACTAAAGAGTTCTGCATCACCTCAAAGTCTCAAACATTACACAAAAAATACTTCATTTTCACCAGGTTTAAttctataaaacaaaaacacccaAGTCTTATCCAGAGTATCTAATCTCAACTTATAAACCTTAAAAAGATGATTATTTACTAACATCATCCAAGAAGAAACAAGTAAAGGATATCTAGTCCTTGGAGAAGAATCTTAGTTCAATGACCATTGACTAACATCATCCACTCTGATCCAGTGCCATAATTCTTATTTTGTAGCATCAAAATTACACATTTGTAGTACTCATTTTCAAAACTATCTACCCAATAGCAATCCTTACTTGTTTAGAGTATCAAAAAAGTATATAGATAATTGGACTAAACATGAAGTAAGCAACTTACGAAAAACAGAAAAACCAAGCCCTATGACTAGAACCCCTCCCTCACCAGCTTTTTAAACCCCTAATCAGTGACTTTTCTTTCAATCCAACACCAAACACCTGAGGTCAACAAACTAAATTATCAAACCACTATCACCATTCAGTTCAAGTTCAATCTACGACCATTCACAATATATCATAAAATCAAGGCAAACCTCTTTGTAATAACTGCACACCTAACTATGAGCAAAGCATTATCCATAGCCATCTATTGCGTGACATAAAAAGCATAAATCAActaatccttttttctttccaaactaattagattAATCCTTAGCTTAAGTATCAAAAAATTTGGGTCAGCTATGGATTCGCAACAGACTAGTTAGATTCAGCcacatgtatttttttcatCCAATTATCAATTCATTATTATCATTCAGTTAAATCTACCGCCATTCCCGCTTTACCCCGGCACTACATTATGCACTAACAATTCACAGACAGCACAAAACTCCTCCATTCACATTTTCAATAAATACAGCAAATGATTTCACTAAGCAAACAAGTTAACATTGTTTTAGCAtatcaaaatttgaaacaaacaaacattaaaaataaaacaactaatTCATCATAAATCAAAATTGCGCCAAATATGAAAtccatatcaaaattttaaatccaGATTAATCTCCCTAAAACGACAGAACAAGAAACAAAACGACATAAATAGTCCTAAAACGACATATAAAATAACCGATTTGAACCTCgagaattctctctctctctctctcactgtgTCTCTGTCTCTAACGGTAGGATTTCTGGAACCTAGCCCTAGCGCCACGACCACCGAACTTCTTAGGCTCACAGCGTCTCGGATCGGCGACAAGCAAAGTCCGATCATATCGAACCAGAATATCCTTGATCTCCTTCTTGCTTTGCTCGTCTACATACTTCTGGTAGAAAGCGACGAGTGCCTTTGCGATGCTCTGGCGAATCGCGTAGATCTGAGAGGTGTGACCTCCGCCTTTGACTCGGATCCTCATGTCGACGCCGGCAAAACGGTGTCGTCCGAGGAGGAGGATCGGCTCGTAGGCTTTGAACCGTAGGATCTCGGGCTCCACCAGCTCGATCGGGCAGCCGTTGATCTTGATCAGACCTCGGCCGCGCTTGCAGTAGGTTACGGCCACCGCGGTTTTCTTGCGGCCGAAGCATTGTACGGACTCCACTGCTGGCGTCGCCATGGTTTGTGCTCtctgtgtgtgcgtgtgtgtgagagagtggaGTCTAGGGTTTGGAGGAGAAGGGAGTAATATACGAGGGATTGTGGGTATTTTTCAGGGTTTGGGTTCAGGGTTTTTGGAGGCTAGATGGACGGCTGTGATTGGTTGTGGAATTCAGTGATTGGGTGACTGGGATGCGCATCTATTTTCCGTGCTGTTGGAGTCATTTGACGACACGTGGTCTTAAAAGGGTGAGAGATTTGATGCCACTGTCCATTATTAATccattatcttctttttatttttttattttttataaatacattattaatatattatcaaaattctttaaAGAGTGTGAATTATCTAGCCAAAATAGGAAATTAACACTTtttgccaaacaatataattagtagacactgttttcaaattatatttttttattaacatctTAAGTCTAAAAAACTCGATTTAGGGCCTATAAATTGAGTatttgagactcgatttccatggtTTGATCAGGtctgatgtgacattttttccAAGTGGCGACTACCTGGAAATTGAGTccttaaaactcgatttataagccACCTTGCTttttaagtgtgtgtgtgtgtgattattGGTATAGTTTTAATATGAGTACAGAGAGGAAAATAAAAGGAGGTCATCGAAAATAGTACAACCCACAGCCACTCGATCCAGCCAACCCATAGCTAGCCAGACCACACCACGCAACCCAATCCGTGCTACCCAAACCGCGCTGCCTAGGCCACGCTGATCTGGGTCTCTTATCTGATCTGGGTCTTtagattttttctctctctaatctgATTGTGCTGGGATTGTTGTGTCTCTGATCTGGCCAAAATTGGGAATTAACAGTGtttttcaaacaatataattagtaggcactgttttcaaattatattttttactaacatctcAAGTCTAAGAGGGTCGATTTTgggttataaatcgagtctttgagggtCGGTTTTCATGTTCTGATCAGGTCTGAGGTGACACTTTGTCCACCTGGAAATCGAATCTTAGAAACTCGATTTATATATCGACGCTTTAATACTCGATTTGTCCTGTAAAACTTTCAAACTAAAAAGATGAAATTTTCGCATGTGTTGGagtacaaaacacaaacacaaatcaacCACCATCAAATACAAGCACAGACTAGCCAATTTCAAATACAACCCACAAATCTGAGCATTAATCCAACCAAATCCACCCCCAACAACCACCTAAAATCGAGGTTCCACCCCCAACAACCACctaaaatccaaattaaaaaaataaaaaccccaaaacccattagattagagagagaaagaatccaAGGAGAGAGAGCTCACCTCATCTGGGTTGCACTGTCAGGGCTGCACGGCCTGGGTCTGAGGCGAGGGGACTCCGATCTGTCAAAAACGACGTCGGATCCGGTGACTTTTTTGGACGGTGTCGTATTTGGAAGAAAAATATCTGAGCGATGTTTTCTCCTTCGTTTTCtcgctttttattttttggtttttcctagattcttgcttttttatttctctctgcGGGCTTATAAATCGAATGTTAAATACTCGATTTCTAGGTGGTCACCATgtggaaaaaatgccacatcagataTGATCAgaccatggaaatcgagtctcaaaaGACACGATTTATAGGCcttaaatcgagtcttttagactcgagatgttagtaaaaaatataatttgaaaacaGTACCCACTAATTATATTGTGTGACAAATGGTgttaatttccaattttggccCTCTGATTTGATTGTGCTGGATTGTTGTGTTTTTGggatttcttattttattttattttatttttttgttggtatttCTAGGAATGGCTGAGAGACTTgagacttaaaatttttttggtttataaatcgaatcttagagactcgatttccaagtggacgccacgtggaaaaaatgccacatcagacgtgatcagaccatggaaatcgagtttttgagactcgatttataggccaaaatcaagtctctgagactcgagatgttagtaaatTATATACTTTTAAAACCGTGcttactaattatattgtttgaaaaacactgttaattcccaattttggccgaattatttagtattttttaggaACATAGTATAAAAACATTAGTTTGTTGGCCATTCTTTGAGGCAATGGGATGGGCAAGGTTGGAGGATGGATTGTTGTCCAAGCCCATTACTACCTCACTCACATGTCGGGATAAACTATCTTGCCTAATCCACATCTCAAATTTCACAAGGCTCTACTCActtgttataatttttaaaggaaaaaaaaagtaattatttttttaataactttttatattttctatgaaagtgatattataactttcctaaaatggtttattaataaaTGCTTTAAGAATATCTGTTAAtcagacaattttttttaaaaaaattctaaaatgtgttataataaaataaatcatacttgaaattacaaataaattgatCATGATCACATCAAATCAAATGAATTTTTATCAATGaccaaataatataattcaaaGTGTTTAATAAGACAGAATcataacagaaaaaaaaaaaaaaaaaaaaaaaaaaaaaaaaaaaaatcttaaggcTTGTTTGGTAGgaggattttgtttttgttttcaaaataatatgaaagcaatttaaaaaaaatttaaattgaaactagttttcagataataatttttacattttctatcttcattttctcccaattttatttcctttactttttcatcctccccatttttttttttatcattttctccCAATTTTCTATCCTCATTTTTAGATAATAATCTTAGGGCTAAGCACTAATTATCATTGTTGCCCATTCGCACCTTCCAAAATGGCAGCCACCGAACCTTTAAAAACCTATGAGCATTGCACATATTATGGATCcgtttgggaacaacttatttaactgaaattgaaaattttttgcaagtttagaggtagttgaaatagtacagtgagacttataaataataccaaaaagtgcaatgggacccatgaataatagtaaaaataagctaaatagtaaaaaaaaaaggctttttaATCTGGCTTTCTTTTAGTTGAAATTTACTGTTGTTACTTAAAGGTTACCCACTTGActcttattaaagaaaaaaaaaatactcattttCAGGGCACGTTTGTTACAatgtaatgattattacatgggaatagaaataaatattataaggaatacattaagttggaatgtaataagtattactattcattagtttggtgaccatttacGAATAGAACCCTGAATATGCATCCacaatttagtagagtataaaaagaagatgtaattaaatcatttttaagtcaaatttcctaaaatacactAATTTTAGGGTGTTCAAGATATagctaataattaacaagaaaaatttgttttctttctttatcaaaagTGCTGAATAtctattcttcattttgaaggatagttattcataaggaataactattcattgtaataaaaacaataactaaaCAATCGAATAGTTATGCCATAAGAATATCGATTACATTATAATATCTATTAAAGTCTAACAAATGTGCcatgttttttatcatcaaagtTTCAAAGCACTAGTCTCTATGTTTCTGATTTTCCATGCCTATGTGTCTAAACTCTAAAGTAATGACAAGCAAAATGATTAAAAAGTCATGAATGAAGAAAGAGAATACATTCGGTCAGGCTGTGGCGTAAAACAATGGTTTTACGCCAGCCAATAGATTTCTGCCATGTCATCTTTATCGCTTAAATTAGTCTCCAAACACAGAGCGAAATATAGAAAACCCACACAGCCCTGCTTCCTCCCTCTTCCATCTTTGCTTGCCCAAACCTCCACCACACCACACACCAAAGCTCATTGCCACAGAGTTCGTCGGAGCTGTGCGTGGAGCTTGGAAACATACCGGAGCTGCCGTGAATTTTCCCttttccccaatttggattTCGAATTATTGATGGGTTTTTCtggatttatgggtttttttggaGCCTCATGACCGAATgatttatgttcttttttttttttttttttttttttttttttttttgtattttggtttcAAACTCATCTGGAAAGCAAGTTGCTTCATCTGTATTCGAATTTGAGTTCCCAAATTTCTCCTTTGGTGGATCTATGGAGCTTATGGCTATCTCCAAGAGGAAGATACCTTCTCACTTCTCactttattttcatttcaatgAGTAATATATCAATCTGGGTTTGTTGGTTTGAATTCAGGATTAgggattagatttttttttttatctgttcCTAGGCAATAGTgtggggtttttatttttgtttattttttgaatctgggttttcttttctgagcctttttcaattttttgggtGAAAGTTTTGGTTGAACTGTTATTGGTCTCTCTTTGTTGAATACTACCCATAatgtagttttctttttcttggtttCTTTCCATGTTATTTTGTATAAGTTTTTGTGTGGGCAATTTGTTATAGATGTAGCTTTGTGTGGCTTTTCAATTTGTTCATGTTTGAATGCTGAAAAACTAGAAATTAATGAACTAGAAACTCAAGTTTTGAGTCTGATAAGCCATggtatttattaaatttaagcAAGGGTCCAGAACCGTTTGTGCAGCATGAATTTTCCAGCTCCGGTATGTTTTCGAGCTCCACGCACAGCTCTGGCGACCTCTGTGGCGGTGAGCTTTGGTGTGTGTAGTGGTGGAGGTTTAGGCAAGCAAAGATGGAAGAGGGAGGAAGCAGGATgggttttttgtattttgctcCATAATTGGAGACTGGAGAGGGATTTAAGTGATAAAGATGATGCGGCAGAAATCTATTGGCTGGCGTAAAACCAGTGTTTTACGCCACAGCCTGACCGAATGCATTCTCATGAAGAAAGCCACCTCACTTAAAAATTTTGACGTTTCttcctcttatttattttgcaCGTTAAGACAACGTAACAAAGAGGGCAACACCGCAAAAATCACACGCACAATGATTTAGGAAAATTAAACCAGACTTCTTCAGCTGGATTGGTTGAGCCAGCCCAGCCATCCATCCCATCAGACAGAATATCTGGTTGagaaattctgaaattttgaCTTGTAGATCTCCGAGTTTGTCGGGTTTCAATGTGGGTTAGATTTAGAATTTTAGATCTCATGTGCAGGCAGAAACTTCGACTCTTCGAGTGGCACTATCTCACGCGAGAGTAAGAAAAAGATCAAAGAGTATCTGAGTATGTCAGATAGACAGAGAGCTTAATAGTTAATATAGTAAAAAATTTCTCGTACCGTAgacctaaagaagaaaaagaaaactgcttcaaaatccaaaaatggTTTCTCTCAACTTTTCTTAACCCCacctctaaaaaaaacaaagagctAACTTATATATTAGAATTCAGATCCCTTCGAAAGAAACTAACTTTACTACCAACGATATTTGACACAAAGATCAATCAAACCGCATAATTAAACTGGAACAACTGAAGGAAAAAAGTTGGAAAAGATTCATGAAGCATAATCAAGACTCATGAAGCATTCATAGATGCTTCAATATCTACTATTACAGTCCCAAGCATATTCCTTATGGCTAGTAATCTGATGATGGAACAGATTTACTTGAGAAAAGAAGCCAAGCGTTTGATCATAGCCTTAGCATTCTCAGCCTCAACATTGAAGAAGTGGAAAGCATGATCTTCTCCCTTCACTTCAAACAATTCTACTTCCCCTTTCCACCCACACTTCTTCATTTCATCACAATACCAAACACCTCTTTCCCTCAGCATATCCTTCTCAGCCACACACACAAGCAACTTATCACAAGCAAGTCCAGCCAAGCTTGGCGCACCAGGCCCCAATGGATTGATCAGTGGACTGTCAATGCCTCCAGTTGCCGAGGGATACACTAAGCTCCAAATTAAAGAAGTCAAGCTCTTCTCATGTCCTTCCTTAGACTCTGATCCAATTGGCTTCGAACCCCAAAAGTAAGGCTGAGAAAGAAAAGCACCAAAAATTTTAACACCACCGGGCAAGCTCTCAGTCCCAGCTCGCAGGGCCAAGTTATGTGCTGTATTGGCTCCAGAACTGTCACCCCCTATATAAATTCTTTCGAAATCACCATGATTGATTAGCCATGGTTCTTTACCGTTACCAGCTGAGTGAGAGGCAACCCATTGAAGTGCAGCCCAGCAGTCTTCGTAACAAGCTGGAAGAGGGTGCTCTGGTGCAAGTCTGTACTCGACAGAGATGGCTACAACATTGGCTTCGGAGACAATGCTGTTGAGGTAGCGATGGGAGGAGAGGGAGAAGGCTGATTCGACGCAGAAGGCACCGCCATGGAAGTAGACCAAGATGGGGagcttttggttttggttatggGGAGTGAGTTTTGGGAGGTAGAGGCGGGCTGAGATTGAGGGGTTCTCTGAGATGGTAATGTCTTTGGATGAGACTCCGGTTTCTGGGTCTTGATCAGGTGATGGTGGGACAATCGGTGAACCAAACAAGCGTTCCACCGAGCCGTCAGTGTAGACCCGGATGAGGGGAAGAAGCTCAGTGGCTACTTCTTTGGTGGTGGAAGCCATTGAAGccttgtagagagagagagagatggtactGAATTCGGAGAGTAAGAGTCAAGAGTCTAGAGAGATGGAGTGGGTGGATGCAAATAAATAAGGGTAAAAATCACTAAATCAGTTCCTATTGTACAAGCTTTCACATGCACAAACTGCACATTGAAGTCACAGTTTCCATAATAAGCACCACTCAATAAATATTGAGCAAAATGAGGTATGGTACGTAACGTGGTGGATGAAAATAATGAATGAGCTGCATTATCAGTTAGCTTTCTAGTGTCACTGAAAAAGTCACAACTCGTCACTTATTACAagactttttcctttttttaatagacgggaattttcattaaaaagcaAAACAACCTCTAAAGAGGAGGTTACAAAACGATCATACAAGGGTATTTAAACTATGCTACCTAATTATCAGTTGGCAGTGAGCAGTTGCACTTCTTAAAGGGCTATAAAGCAATGCTACCTATCAGTGTTACACagtattcatcaaaaaaaatataagtgttaCACAGTACTTCGTGTTCGTATCATCATTTTTTGCTATCATTTTTGGAGAAGTACATGATTGGAAAATGGGATTCTAGTTCCTTTCAAGAGTACTTCAAACCGAATATATATACTGCACATCATTTTAGTTTTATTGAGTTCTAAAAGGGTGTATAATATCAcatcattttaataaaaattatttcatcaaataataaatataatgttGTTCacaaatttacttttatttcatCATCTTTCTATTTTGCAGTAATAAATTTACTTCTATCTAACTCATAGTTGAAAAAAATGAGGGATTAATaacttttcataatttttttatgattttttttatgattagtgtataataaaataatatcattcttataataatttatcatcTCAAATacaattcaaaaattaaaaattaaaaaaaaaaattgctatctAAGCGTGATGCGATGCTAGACATTGATAAGAAGCTTTGGGGCAACCtatataattacaatttttcatatcaaattattgaatttataaaatacaTTATCAATCAGCAATATATATAGGTTAAAAGCTGTTAGGTTTGTTGGACAAATTCTTATATCAAAACTATTTAGAATCGTAATCTAATCAAATTTGGATGGTAtcaatataatcatatattaaGGTTAAGTTTAACTAGGTTAAAAGCTATTCAAAGATGAGGTTTTTATTTGCTCAAAAATGATAAGttaatgatcttttgaacaTTTCATCATCATAAATAATTTCTAAGTTAATctggtttcattaaaaaatcaaacatcaGGCTGTCAATAATGGACACAAAGTTGACCTAATTGAATTTGAAGTGagtgaaatatatatatgaccGTTTGAAATTGGTACATTGTGCTATTCTCGAAAGTTTGCTTGACAATTGTTCGagtgaaattgagaaaaatagaaatctGACTTTAAAGGGTAGACTATGTAACCTAGTGAGTTCCTATATAAAAGCAATCATTGTTgcaaaaaatgatttttgttttcaaaaaataaagttaaattgtacactaaaaaaaaaaaaatacaacaaccTTGAATTTTGTGTCCACATATGATCAgtaaatttttgtcaattttaattttctcttttaaacatttaatattttttgtattgtgTTCCTAAAACGCTCGTTAACAAGAATctattcacattttttttttttttttttttttttttttggtaaacagagaggaaaatatattacataaaatCAGCAGTTACAACCCGAGTGACTCGGTTATACAAAACAGCATTAGCATCATTAGATAAGACCTCCATAATACCAAAAGGGGGGGTCATATAGTAAACAAAAGGTTCAGACAGACTATGGCCAAGTTTAGCAAGGAAATCAGCAGCTTTGTTGGTCTCCCTATAGCAATGTTGCAGCTGGACCTCCTGGAAAGCTTGAAGAATGGTCCTGCAAGTATCCACAATGGGTTGGGTTAGCCGATTGGTGGCTTTAGTGTTAGATAACAGATTAACAACTTCAATGGCATCCACATTAACAATGAGCTTTTCAACACACATATTTCTAGCCATAGAAAGGCCATCCTTTAAGGCCCATAGTTCAGCCAAAAGGCAGTTAGTAGTGCCAATTTTTTTAGTGAAGCCTTGCACCCAAGAACCACATGAATCTCTAAGAAGGCCGCCTCCACTCGCAAAGCCTGAAGAAGACAAGACAGAGGCATCTGTGTTAAGCTTATGCCACCCAGGATTTGGTTTGGCCCAAGAGACAACCAAGTTTCTTTTATGGCTGCTGGAGTTAGTTCCTTGAGTGAGGAAGAAAAATTCCGCAGCTTTTGCAATGCAATCTTTAATAAGGGGGGGGGCTGCCTGCTTCCGTTGATGGACAATAGAGTTCCTGTTCAACCAGAGAGACCAAATTCCAAAACAGAAAATGACTTTCCATGGCATAAGATGGCGTTTTGAGATAATAGTGGAGGTACCATTGAGGTGAAGCCAGTCAAGAAGAGGAAGACTAAAAAACTGAATGACTTTTGAAGGAAGGCCAAGCTGATTCCAGAAACTTACGGCAAAAGGACATTCTCTAAGGAGATGGTTTATTGACTCAACTTGACTATGGCAAAGGGGGCAAGCTTGATCTAAGATTAAACCCCTTGAACCCAAGACTTCTCTGACAGGGATGCTATTGTGAGAACAAAGccacaagaaaataataattttctgaGGGACTTTCATTTTCCAAATCCAGTTAGAGGTGAAAGTAGGCGGGTTCAAAGCATTTAACCCTTTAGCTAAAAGGTAAGCCGAGGCTAAGTTG
It encodes the following:
- the LOC126689353 gene encoding 40S ribosomal protein S16, with protein sequence MATPAVESVQCFGRKKTAVAVTYCKRGRGLIKINGCPIELVEPEILRFKAYEPILLLGRHRFAGVDMRIRVKGGGHTSQIYAIRQSIAKALVAFYQKYVDEQSKKEIKDILVRYDRTLLVADPRRCEPKKFGGRGARARFQKSYR
- the LOC126689354 gene encoding 2-hydroxyisoflavanone dehydratase-like, with amino-acid sequence MASTTKEVATELLPLIRVYTDGSVERLFGSPIVPPSPDQDPETGVSSKDITISENPSISARLYLPKLTPHNQNQKLPILVYFHGGAFCVESAFSLSSHRYLNSIVSEANVVAISVEYRLAPEHPLPACYEDCWAALQWVASHSAGNGKEPWLINHGDFERIYIGGDSSGANTAHNLALRAGTESLPGGVKIFGAFLSQPYFWGSKPIGSESKEGHEKSLTSLIWSLVYPSATGGIDSPLINPLGPGAPSLAGLACDKLLVCVAEKDMLRERGVWYCDEMKKCGWKGEVELFEVKGEDHAFHFFNVEAENAKAMIKRLASFLK